Below is a genomic region from Brassica rapa cultivar Chiifu-401-42 chromosome A08, CAAS_Brap_v3.01, whole genome shotgun sequence.
TAGCCAAAGACCCACATCACCATCTTCTGCAGTTATAAATGCTGTAAAcacaccaaaacaaaaaaaaaaaactctaagaTTAAGAGACAAGTCATGGTTTTGCGGAGAATAGGTCGCTGGAGAGAAAGGTACTAAACAGGTAAAGACAAGGAAAGAGCCAAAAGAACACATGTGCAatatacaaacaaaacaaatcacGAGTGGACCAGGGTTCCCAATTGTTACTTCAGCATTAAATGTCAACAGATAAACACAACTGTAGGGTTGTCTTTAGGACAGCGTAAACAAGGTTAAGACTCACCCCAAATCACCGAACTTTtggaacaaaaacaaaagctaCCATATTCTAGACAAAAAGgggttaattttatttatttatgtgcaATGATAATAAATCAAACAGTAAGAACATTTCCTCGGATTACAAGATAGAAAACAAACGGTGTCCTGAAGATGCAATAGAAGCTTACCTAAACCGAAATGCGGGATGAGAAAAGTTCAAAACTTTACCGTCGAACACGAAAAAGCTCAATCTCCGCTCGTGATTGGATTAGATTACAACGCGAGAAAAGCTGAGAAACTCGTGGGAGGGGAGAGAATGCAGAGATTGGTCGAGAGAACGACAGCGTTTTGGTTCCTATTGGAGCTGATAAACACTCAGCTCGTTTCtctgagtctctctctctctctctgctttttaggaggaggaggaggcgatGTGGAGGAAGAAGAGCATTTATAGAGAGACTCGAAGCGCATGTTCGTGTCACGCATGTTGTTCCTAATTTGTTTGTCTCTTCCTCGCTCCATTCGTCACGTGACGGGCCGTTTAAGACGCTTGTTTCTGGCCCTTTTTCCAAATATCTCTCTCTTCTCAAAACAAAGGgatcttattatatttttctaatttaaatgtatttccaaaaatatataaagcataTATTTTCCtaacacattttttttaattatttctaaacGAATAGATATACATTTAGAAAGCAATTTCTAAATTTAACACATTTTCAGAGAAAAATCCTTATTGTCAATTCGAAAgataaaaagtgtatttttcagttttaaatatatataaaaatattgttgatCTTTGAGGCAAACAAAAACACAATCAACAACACGAAACACAAGAGTCAGAATGTATTTGTTACACAAACGCAGGTACATACATTACCAAGTGTCACTGATAGTAACAAAGACTACTAACTTATTAAACTTTTCCCATGACAATTGTTCTACCAACGTCACTGATAGTGACATACACGTATAATGTTTCCACCAGTTTATCTAGCGCTCAAATTAGTAATAAAAACCACTAAAAACTGGTTTGGGCCTGTGGTCAAAACCCACTAAAAAGGGAATAACAGAACTACTAATAGCTTTTCCATAAaatgggcttgggcttgggcttcaCTAAAACATATCTCTTACTACTCACTATCTCAATGTCATCGTCGGATCACAGTGACTCGCTGCTGGCTTTGGACTGTGTCGTTCCGACCAGAGGATCTCTGTCTCTGGTAATGCTCTTCTCTATTCAATTCCTGATCGCTACTTTCTACAATGTCGAATTTCGTTTTTGGCGAATCTAAAATCTTTACCATTTGAATCGAAAGAGTTCAAAAATCATGAATCTCATTGCTTATGATTCATTTGAGTTCCGATCTAGTATACATACACATCCCATGTATATGCTTAAACACACATGCAAAGACACGTTAGAGTTGTTAATTTTGTTAATTAACAATATGGTTAAGAGTTATGTTATAATGTGTTCGTTAATTAAACTGCAGTGACTTACACTAAGATGGAGGAAGGCACTTCTTCTGGTTCACGGAGGACACGGTCCCAAGTTGCTCCGGACTGGACTCTCAAAGACTGTCTGATCCTCGTCAACGAGATCGCTGCCGTTGAATCAGACTGCTCCAACGCTTTATCCAGCTTCCAGAAATGGACAATGATCTCAGACAACTGTAACGCTTTGGATGTACACAGAAATTTTAACCAGTGCAGGAGGAAATGGGATTCGTTGGTCTCTGATTACAGCCAGATCATGAAGTGGGAGTCTCAGGAACGAGGCAGGGTCCATTCTTATTGGTCACTGAGTGTTGAGAAGAGGAGGAAACTGAATCTCCCCGGGAATGTAGATAACGAGGTTTTTCAAGCCATCAATGCGGTTGTGATGATCCAAGAGAACAAAGATGGGAGTGAACCTGATTCTGATAGTGACCCGGAAGCTCAAGAAGACTTTGACGTTGTTGATGTCACTGCTGAGTTAGGTACACACGTTAATAGCTCTTCTCTTCTTTGGTTCCTTAACCAAAGAACAACACTTTGAGATCCAAAATGATGAATATTGTTGGTATAGTTTATTAGGCATCCTGCTGTATAACATTGTGTTCTGTTGTGGTTCCCATGAAACCATAATGCTCTGTAGTGCACTACTGTGTTTATTGTTAAGCCCTTGAAACATTTGGTTGTGAAAATGAGCTTTTGCAGGATCAAAAAGGTCAAGACAGCGAACTATGGTCGTCATGAAGGAGAACCCGCCACATAAGAGAAAGACAGAAGAGGAGCGACGGAGGAAAAACATTCAAGAGCAACGTGCAAAAGCAACCCATCAGAAGAATAAAACCATGGAAGTGAAGAAGAAGCCGGTGGTAGAAATTTCCACTgatgtagaagaagaagaagaagaagaagaagaagaagaagaagaagaagaagaagaagaggaagaaacgATGAGCATAGAAGAAGAGATTAAAGCGTTGGAAGCAAAGCTAGGTGAGAAAGCTGACATGATACATGCAATAGTCGGGAGAAATCTAGCAAAGGGAAGTGAAACAGAGGATGATGTTGGCATTGAGGACAAGTTAAAGTTTGTGAAACAGCAAGGAGACGAGCTCATCGCTTGTCTGAGTGAGATTGTTAATACACTTGATAGACTCCGTGAAGTTCCACAAGAAATCTGAGTGATGATTTTCCAAGCTGATAAACTTTCAGTTGTAAATGTTTGGAGTTATCTAGTTGTGTAGTGTTTCGTAAGAGACTAGCTGTATGTGTGTATatgtattttttcaaaaattaaaaagttaaaagatttttgtaattttagtaAAGATGAAGATTTGTTGATGTTCTGAAATTAAGACTCAAAGTCAATGGACCTATATGGCTAATCAAGATCGTTGTGGATTAGAGATTACATGGCCTTCCTCTTCCTCATTCTATACAGtctcactctttttttttttttgggccaGACAAGAGTTTAAGTGCTCACCTGGTTAAATGTTCTGGCAAGTACAAAGTTTATCCACATGAAAAGGACAATCCTCAAGCAGTTGTAGAAGTATAAGAAATCAAAGTTATACTAAAGGTGAATAAAGTAGAAGACAAACATGAGCATGAAAAGACTTGCAGCTGCTCGTAGCTTTAAAGCTACTTACGCGCGTGTGAAACAGTTTTCACTAGGAGAGAGAGTGTGTTGCTTCGAGAGCTGTCCtaataaataaagaaagaaacgaATTTGCCAGCAAAAGACGGACccaacattaaataaaataaaatcaataaaagGGAAAATCGGAGTGTGGGAAAAGTAAATGGGAAGCGACGACTACTGAGACTCGActcatctcctcctcctccttctttaGGTTTCTGAGCTCTCAAACTCATCGGAACTAATTGCAATTTTGGGGAGCTTTTGATTACTCTCTCTCGATCGATCACCCTTTTTTTCTCTGTTGATCTTTGTACTTACCCAAGTACCACAAGTCAAGAGATTCCGTGTTTCTTTCATGCCTTCCAGCTCTAAGGTAAACCATGTTCTCTTCTTCTAGCCTACCCCGTTCATGGAATCATCGGATCTGTGTCTTGTTTGTGGAGAAATTAAACTTCTTTCTAGACCTCATTTGTGTTTTCTTCCAATTGAAATTTGGATTTCAACTGTAAAGATACAAACTTTGAGTACCCTTTAGAATCAAGGATCTGGGTTTAGCTTCTTTCACGAAAAAGTTTCATTCTTTTATGTATGTAGATGTGTCTAGAGGATCCTTAGCTTCTCTACAGGTTGTGCACAACATAAACTTTCATTTCTTCTACCTTCTTGCTTCGCTCTTAGAGGAAACATTTCTACCTAGATGACGCATGGATTAACCATTTCTTTTGTTACCGAGACACAACTCTAAATTGTCTTTCTTTTTTGCTTTAGGTGCATGTTGGAGTGATTGAAAGAGATCGCTACATGTGACTTGGTTGGGGTCAGACCTCCCTCATACATACCAGTACCACGTAACACGAGATAAGAAAGGATGCTTGAGGGACCTAAGTTCGATATGCTCGCTCCTGGCAATCACCACAATTACGATGCCTTTACGCAAGACTTTTACCAAAAGCTCGGCGAAGAAGGTACTAACATGTCCACCGACAGTATGCAGACAAGTAACGCCGGGGGCTCTGTGTCTATGTCTGTGGATAACAGTAGCGTTGGCTCTAGTGATGCCCTCATTGGCCATCCCGGTTTGAAGCCTATGCGTCATCCTTACTCTCTCTCCGTTGGACAAAGCGTGTTTCGCCCAGGGAGAGTCACACATGCACTTAACGGTGATGCCTTGGCACAAGCGTTGATGGATAGTAACCATCCAACCGGAGGACTGGCTAACTATGAAGAGTGGACTATAGATTTGAGGAAACTCCACATGGGTCCTGCCTTTGCGCAAGGTGCGTTTGGTAAGTTATACAGAGGGACTTACAAAGGAGAGGACGTAGCGATTAAGCTACTCGAGAGGCCAGAGAACAGCCCTGAGAAGGCGCAAGCCCTGGAACAGCAGTTTCAGCAGGAGGTTTCTATGCTTGCGTTTTTGAAGCACCCCAACATCGTTAGGTTTATCGGCGCATGCGTTAAACCGATGGTGTGGTGCATCGTGACTGAATACGCGAAAGGAGGCTCTGTCAGACAGTTTTTGACTAAGAGACAGAACCGAGCTGTGCCTTTGAAGCTGGCTGTTAAGCAGGCGTTGGATGTCGCTAGAGGGATGGCTTACGTCCATGAGCGCAACTTTATTCACAGGGATTTGAAGTCGGATAACCTCCTCATATCAGCTGATCGGTCCATCAAGATTGCTGACTTTGGAGTGGCAAGAATCGAAGTTCAAACTGAAGGGATGACACCAGAGACCGGGACTTACAGATGGATGGCTCCGTAAGTTTGAATAGTTTCTCTTGTCTTGTCCTTTATAACCTTAAAACTAAAGTCTTGTCTGTGGATTGATGCAGAGAGATGATCCAGCATAGACCCTACACTCAAAAAGTGGACGTCTATAGTTTTGGAATCGTGCTGTGGGAGTTGATAACGGGTCTGTTACCGTTCCAGAACATGACGGCAGTTCAAGCTGCATTTGCTGTGGTGAACCGAGGAGTGCGTCCAACGGTCCCAGCGGATTGTCTACCTGTGCTTGGGGAGATCATGACACGTTGCTGGGATGCGAACCCTGAAGTCCGTCCTTGTTTTGCAGAGATTGTCAATCTTCTTGAGGGAGCTGAAACAGAGGTAATGACGACTGTGAGAAAAGCCCGTTTCAGATGTTGCATGACGCAACCAATGACAATCGACTAATCTGTTGTGTCAAGAATaataaagaagagaagacaTAAAAGGAGGAAGAAAACAGAAAGGAAGCAAGAAGAGGTTTTAGATATATGTGAGTTTGTGTGTGTATCAAATATGTAATAACATATTTGTATCTCTTTTCCCATATGATAGGAGAAGTAACCCAACCATTTTAGACTACCGAATGTTCTAGATTTTATGTACTTGTGACCTGTCTGAAGTGTTTGGTTTAGTTTTCCTTGAATTCATGCTTCTTTACTGTGACAGAGGAGCACTTGATGTGTATGTAATGAATCAGATGATGACGCATttattttcttccttttctAAATTCGTGTATCAATAGATTCTCTCCAGTATGATGTCCTCTATATAGctcaaaagaaaataagatgGTGAACTCATCTTAATAATCTATAATGTTAACGTTACTTATCAAAACTTTGGATAGTGAATCCATCTTATATAATCTATAGAGCTCAAAAGAAGACGAGGtacataaaaaaacattaatgaaTGCTGTTGAGAAAATCCTCTTCGCCACTGCTAATGGAATCACCGTCATCATCACTGTCTTCACCATCACTATCACCATTATCGTCTTCATCATCACCCTCGCTTACAATCTCCATAATTCCACCATCAAAGAACATAcctccatcatcatcatcaaaatcACTCGCACTGTTATCTTCATTGTCATCGCTGCTCATGTCATCATCTCCACTGTCGCTATCGTCTCCAGCTAGTCCAAGAATCCGGTCCAGGTCATCTTCGtcgtcttcatcatcttcatcttcatcctctGTCTCACCATCATCATCGGGATCCGAGTCATCGTCCGTTGGTCTCCGTCTGCCAATCTCATACATCCTGGCTGAGGAAAACATATCATCTTGATCTTCCATTGTGATCAGCCCAAGAAAAGAATCCGTTGGTTCTGTGGCGAAGTCGAGAAGGCATCGGTCCACCGGTATAGTGGCAATGTCTGAATAGTTCACCGCGTCAAGAGTGCGGAAAGCAGCAAACAACGGATGCTTCGCACGGCGTGTGTTGACAGCAGACATCACGTCCTCAATGTTTCTCCTCAGCATTGCGTATATAACATCTCCCCTGGAGTTGAACGTAATAGCTGTCTGGTCCAGTGATGGTACACTCCGAATAAGCCTCGTATTCATATTCCTCAGGTCCCAGACCTCCGAGTTTATGATCACCTGTTATAAACATATTAAGATAAGCCAAGACATAGTGAGCTGACTTTTTTAGTTCAGCTGCTCAAACATTAACCagaaaattgatttattttattaccTCATTTCGAGAAGGATGAAAACCGCCGCCACCATAATCAGTAAACTGATCAAACCGTTTGCAACTATTTGGGACACGGCGATCCCAGAGATGACCATTCCACAATATTAATGAATCGCAAGGGTTGAAGTGTACAAGAGTATAGGGACTAGTCCGGGAAGAAGTGTCTGGGTCAGTGAATTTCTCGGAAAGACTGCCGGTCTCTACGTTATACAGAAGAACATCTTTTGTTGGTCCTTCAGAAGAGAGCGCTGCGATAAGTGACCCAGAGTTGCTGAACTTTGCAGCCTTGCAACCATCAAACGAGTGTTTAGACCCAACAGTTATATCAGACGCGTCCCACAACTGCACATCACTGTAGCTCGAAGAAAGCAACAGTTGAGTATCACCAGAGACATATGACTGAACAAGTGTAACCGGAGCCTGGTGACCTGAAACACTCTCTAGCATGTTACCGCTGCTAGCGTCAAATATCTTGATTTCTCCAGCATGGCTACCGACTGCTAAATGATTAGTACCACCAAGAAGTGAAATGCTTGTGAAGAGAGCAGTCTCATCTCGGTAAGATCTCCAGGATTTGAATCTGCTGAAAACAAATTGACGGTCCCTGCGATTCCCATGGACTCCACTGTAATAACTCTGAAGCTCACGGGTGCCAAGACGGTCAGTGATGTTTAGTGGAGCTTCAAGTAACCGTTTAGGTTCAGGACAGACATGCGGATGTAGGAGAGACACAGGGGGGAGAGTTGTGATAGGAGCCCGGCACTGCCTGTGTTGGTGTTTCAAATACTGGACTACAAGGGAGTCTAGTGATAACCGTTCCGAAGGCTGGGGATCGCTTGGAAGCCTTAGCTGAGAAGCAGGTGTCATCTGGCCTAGTCTGGAGCTCCCAGATTGGTTGACATCTAAAGCTGAAGCTGGTGTTTGGAAACCTGAAGCCTCCGCAATGGTTGAACTCCTACGTAAGGAAGCCGATGTTGGACAAGCTGGAGTTCGTGGTCCTAGCTCGCCCAAATTGATTCTTTTACTTGAGGTTGACATCTCTGTTTCTCTTAGCTCAGACAATTTCCGTTTTCTCGGAAAAGTTGGGGTCTTAAATTGAGCATCGGCATCAAGGTCGTTCTTCTCTGCAACAGCTTCTGATGTATCTCCACAAGCAGGATCTGAATTTGAACTACTGTTTATTCTCTGCGTAGACTGAGGTTGAGCGTCCTGGTACAAAGATTGCTTTCGTGACTGCGAACCAAAGCTGGGTGAGAAAGCCAACTGTTTCTTCTTTGCGGATGGAGCTGCATTACCTCTCGAACTAGGATCTTCTTCGTGAGCATTGACTTTGGGTTTGCTGGGGAAAAAACCACAGTTAGTACGACCAGAGGGCCATTGTTGCTGTGCTACTGGCGTGGACGTCTCCTGTGTGGAGGAAGCCAGATGTTTCTTCTTGGCAGATAGAGCCGCATTACATTTAGAGTTAGGATCTTCGTCATGTGCACAGACTTCAGGTTTGCTGTTGAAAAATCCACCACTAGCACGACCAGAAGGCCACTGCACCTGAGCTACCGGTGCAGACATCTCCTGTGTAGCGGAATATGCAATAGAAGAAGGGGGAGCCAAGGAAGGTAGAGGATTCAACTGAGCCTCTTTCAACAGTGCTGAAGCAGTTTCACCAAGACCTGATGCCTGGAGGTGCTCATGGATAAGGAGCAAAAGCTCCTTAGAATCATATGTTATAGGTGTTGCTGCGGCAATGGCAGCTCTTTCAATGCGCCTCAGTGTTGGAGTAGCAGCATCACTGGCTGTTAGTGTATTCGCATGCCCTGAATTTGTTACTATCTGCAAAACACATATAAACCACAACTTAAAATGACTGCACAACTTCAACAGAGAAACAAATGAATAGGTCAGTTGAGATGGTTACCCCTATCAGCTCAAGGGCCACCTGCGTAAGTTCAGCCTGCCACCTGACCTGATCTGTTCCACTTGACTGACCACCTGAGTCCCGAATTAGTTCTGATAAACTCCTACCAACCTGTAAACCATGTTTGGAAAGTCAAGTCTCAATCAGATCAGATGCATCTCAGAGAAAGGAAAAGAAGAAAGCTGGGAGAAAGTTTTTTGCAATTCTACCTCAAGTTTAGTCAGTATTTGTGCAATTGTATCATCTCTAGCGAGACCAAGAAGTACCCTGCAGGCCAGCGCTCGTAGGCAATCTGGGGTAGCAGGGGGGTTCACATATATTCTGGGCTGAAGAAGTTTTAAGAGAATTTTTATACCATCATTCCCACGAACAGCCTCACGTGCTTGACGATAAACCTGCTCCAACTTAGCAGCAAGGCCAGCAGAACCGGTTCCTGCTCCTAAGAAAATTCTTCGATCCCCGACCAAACCTGAAGACGCTGGTGCAACAGGAGTTGGCGGAGCATTATCTGCAGGAACATCGGTTGAAGGACGGGCAGTGGCTTGGTCGGGAACAGGTTGATGATTTTGGGCAAGAAGCGGCTTATTGCTTAATGATGGTGGTGGGCACACCAGATTGATTAGGACATTTAGTGCAGGCTGTATGATCTGCAATAACTAACGACACATCAGTCATCAGGGAAAGTATTAAtgagaagcagaagaagaaagacAACACCCATGTGAATAGTGGATAGAAGCGGACTGCTGACCTCAGGGTCCACTATGCTGTTGGAAATATTAGTTGCATCCAGAATGACAGCAATGCCAGCACGATTGTTGCTGAGTGCGGCAGTCACAATTGCTTTGCGGCCATCAGGTATTGATGTAACTATGTGAAGAACACCAAAAGCATACTGAAGTAGATCATGGAGATAACGGTCTACTGGTGGAGTCTGCACATGCGaccaaaatataaatacatggtATAGACAAAATAAAGTACATGTGGAGAGTAAAATGCTACATTACCTGGCATAGTTCCAACATGGTAACATGTCCAGAGGAGGCCAAAAAGCTATTGACAGCAGGCCACTGAGTTCTCACAAAGGTCGGACCCAACTTCCTATCCTTCTGTAACTGAAGGAATACGGCATCCACAGCTTCATTGCTAATGTCAAGGGGCTTATGGGCTGCCCTAATATTAGGAACTTTTGGCACACCACCTCGGCCACTTCTGCTTGGGCGAATGGATTCCACAAGCAAAAGTAGATGAGCTCTAAAATACTGACGCAAAGCAAAACAGGTGTGAAAAGCCATCTGTTTCTCTGAGGACGTCATGACTTCAGGGGCTGATCGGTCAGAATTAGCACCAGTTCTAACTGAGGCTGCATCTTTGAGAATTGCAAGGAGTTTCTGCAAACTATTATGAGCATCAAATGCATCTAAAATGGCTCTAAAGACAAAAGCAGCAGCAAAGAATAAGGCTGAATTTTTTCTGGCTTGATCCTGGGAACAGTCTAGAAGTTCGATAGCTAATTTAACCACTTGATGTATGAGATCCGATGGAAGTGCACAGACACGCTCCATTATACCCTGCGAAAAAATGAAGGTAAGAAGAAGCCGGATTCGTACTAATTCAACGACAGTTCTAAGCAAAAATTGCAATGGCGTCGAACAACTTTGCTGTCATTATTACCTGAAGAGAGCCTATGGTGTATAAGCAAGATGAGAGACCATAAAAGGTCTCAGTAACCCTTGGCACAGCAAGTAACTTCTGCAAGCCACCCCGGTCAACAAACATTGCAGCAAACTTCCGGTGTGCAGCCAAAGCGCAAATTAACTTCATTACATCAGGTAACAAAGGCGACAGTGTGAAGCTATCACCAAGTTGGGACGTACGCTCCAGTAGCGTAATGCATACATCAACACCTTTTTCATGGAGGACAGGCCCGAGAACCTCAACATATTCTCCCAGTATCTCAAGGCACTGGATGCAATATTTTTCCTGTAACTGAGCCAACGATTCAATATCTGGAAGTGAAACTTCTCCAACATCCACAGTTGCGTCAGTTTCCACACTACTCGTACCCGCAGTCTGATCAGATGTAACACAGGTGGCATTTCTGCAACCAACCAAATAACAGAGTTAAAGACCTAAATAATCTAATATAGAGATAAACATCAGCAGAGTTAACGACATAATCTACAACAGCATAGCATGACTGACCTTGAAACCTCAGCGGCATCTATGACTGTAGTAGCTGCTCGACGAGCAGCAGCCACGGCAGCTTCTTCACTGCCAGAGGACTTAAATTCCtggaaaaattaaaaaaaggagACAATCAATATAAATATCAGGTCACCTGTCCAAGAGGTTCATTAAGgaaatcaaatttaaaacatgCCTCCAAAGCAGTAGTTTTAACAAGCTCTGCTGCAGCATCACCGGCTGCTTTAACTGCTTCATCAGGAGCATGGGCAGCTCTAGCTTCGGTTTCAGCAGCTCCAACCGCTCTCTTTACTATATCAGTTATGTTTTTGGTTCCAATCACGCAATCTTGAAAGCACTCATCATTCTTCTCTCTTTCAATCTCCATTATACCAGACTTCATTTTCCCCAGCCATTTAGTCCCATCTTCTGCATTTCTGACATCTAAATTTTTTGATTGATCCCTATCTCTGACACCAAGACGACCTGATGTAGGAGATGCCAAGAGACTGTCTGTATCAGTAGCACCTTCGTTCACCTTTCCTCTCGCCCTAGATTTTGATCGGCTCAGTCTATTTCTTGAAGGGTCATCTCTTCCGGTATTGCCATCTCCAGGCTTCATTTTACCGTCAAAAACAGCAGGAACATTACATCTATCTCTACCATCGATTTCGAGTTCTCCTTCAGACAGTACATCAGTCTCTCTACCGGCGTCGGCCTCAAGAACATGGTCACCTTCAACTGTATCCACAACCCTCCGCACCCTACTTCGAccatcttcttttgtttttaatgacaCATGCTTAGCCTCAGTTGTATGAAGGGCATCTCTACGGCTCGTGCTTGCCTCTCCAATAACACGTACTCGGAGATAATGCATAAGCTTAGCAGATAGTCCTGACGTCAAGACGTCTTCAACTAATTGACCACGACTTGAGTCAgatcaaaaaaacaatattttaacttCAGATAGtgcaaaaaatcaaaaagagaACAACAAATTGAGAATGTAATATCCGTACCTCGTCAGAGAGTGAGCGAGAAGTCCAGTAGAATAAGTCTTCAACATCTCAGAATCTGAGGCCTCACTGCTACCAGAGTGTTCACCAGGAAACTTAACAGCCTCTTCCAAGACCCACTTTTTAAAGTTTTCCGTAACAGCATCATCGAAAATATAAGGATgctgaacaaacaaaaaaaaaggagtttCGTCATGAACCAACACCAACAAGCTAAAACGTAAGGGAAACGAGCAAGAAGCTAGTAGATTCTTACCGTCCAAGTAAGCAACCAATTCATTAGCAACCTTGCGGAGGCTGCCTTTACAGCTGTTGAGTAAGTATTCTCAGATAGAAAAGTTGACGAAATCAACTCAAAGAACTCATCATTCTCCtgtaaaaaaataaccaaataagAAGACAGAACACACTAGTACTTCAACCATTTTGTAAAAAAGACTTACTTTGATGAGTTTACATAGCTTTCCACTGATATGACTACCACGACCATTAGAGTAGAACCCATTCTCCTTTATAAACCTGCGGAAACAAGTAAAGCGTCAAGCTTTAAAAACAACTACAAATGAAACAACAAAATCAAGAAGAGACATACAGAGACTCCTGAGATTCGAGGAGGTGGCTAAGAGCGTGGAGGACAGTAGGGTTGGGGTTATTAGCACCGTTAGTGATATGTTCCATGAGCTTCTGCGCCTTCTCTATAagcccttcttcttctttagggTTATCTCCTCCGCCGTTTGAATTCTCCGTCTCCGTCTCCGCCGCGAGAGCCAATTGTTCATTCTCAGCCGTGGGATTGGGGACCTCGGGTTCGTTCCCTTGCCCGTCCATTGTTAACCTCTCTTTTTACAAGGAAGAAACACCCAGAAGCGGCGATCAATCTAGACGTTGGAATAAAGAGAAAACTTTAGTTGTGGGAATAAGAAGGAACGCAGCAGCGGAGGAGGTGGCAGCTGGAGACGACAAAGGTAAACCGACTGTATTACTAAAATATAACCCGACCCGTTTTCTCATCAGATAAACCCTAGCCCATTTTTCAGTAAATGGGCCTATATAAGGCCCATAGTTACAATGCTGCATTAAGACGCATCCGGTTTGGATTCCGGTTGGAGTTCAAGTCATTGGTTCGATTCCGGGTTCTTGTAGATGTATGAACCATTCTAATGTATATTTTTCACTTTTCAGTtcaatcctactatataaaagctaCTAATTTTGAGGTTTCTTAGGAATGCCACATAGGATAAAATATTCTCTACCAATCAA
It encodes:
- the LOC103834623 gene encoding trihelix transcription factor ASR3 isoform X2; protein product: MIHLSSDLVYIHIPLTYTKMEEGTSSGSRRTRSQVAPDWTLKDCLILVNEIAAVESDCSNALSSFQKWTMISDNCNALDVHRNFNQCRRKWDSLVSDYSQIMKWESQERGRVHSYWSLSVEKRRKLNLPGNVDNEVFQAINAVVMIQENKDGSEPDSDSDPEAQEDFDVVDVTAELGSKRSRQRTMVVMKENPPHKRKTEEERRRKNIQEQRAKATHQKNKTMEVKKKPVVEISTDEEEEEEETMSIEEEIKALEAKLGEKADMIHAIVGRNLAKGSETEDDVGIEDKLKFVKQQGDELIACLSEIVNTLDRLREVPQEI
- the LOC103834623 gene encoding trihelix transcription factor ASR3 isoform X1, with the protein product MIHLSSDLVYIHIPLTYTKMEEGTSSGSRRTRSQVAPDWTLKDCLILVNEIAAVESDCSNALSSFQKWTMISDNCNALDVHRNFNQCRRKWDSLVSDYSQIMKWESQERGRVHSYWSLSVEKRRKLNLPGNVDNEVFQAINAVVMIQENKDGSEPDSDSDPEAQEDFDVVDVTAELGSKRSRQRTMVVMKENPPHKRKTEEERRRKNIQEQRAKATHQKNKTMEVKKKPVVEISTDVEEEEEEEEEEEEEEEEEEEETMSIEEEIKALEAKLGEKADMIHAIVGRNLAKGSETEDDVGIEDKLKFVKQQGDELIACLSEIVNTLDRLREVPQEI
- the LOC103834623 gene encoding trihelix transcription factor ASR3 isoform X3, which translates into the protein MEEGTSSGSRRTRSQVAPDWTLKDCLILVNEIAAVESDCSNALSSFQKWTMISDNCNALDVHRNFNQCRRKWDSLVSDYSQIMKWESQERGRVHSYWSLSVEKRRKLNLPGNVDNEVFQAINAVVMIQENKDGSEPDSDSDPEAQEDFDVVDVTAELGSKRSRQRTMVVMKENPPHKRKTEEERRRKNIQEQRAKATHQKNKTMEVKKKPVVEISTDVEEEEEEEEEEEEEEEEEEEETMSIEEEIKALEAKLGEKADMIHAIVGRNLAKGSETEDDVGIEDKLKFVKQQGDELIACLSEIVNTLDRLREVPQEI
- the LOC103834624 gene encoding serine/threonine-protein kinase STY13, which encodes MLEGPKFDMLAPGNHHNYDAFTQDFYQKLGEEGTNMSTDSMQTSNAGGSVSMSVDNSSVGSSDALIGHPGLKPMRHPYSLSVGQSVFRPGRVTHALNGDALAQALMDSNHPTGGLANYEEWTIDLRKLHMGPAFAQGAFGKLYRGTYKGEDVAIKLLERPENSPEKAQALEQQFQQEVSMLAFLKHPNIVRFIGACVKPMVWCIVTEYAKGGSVRQFLTKRQNRAVPLKLAVKQALDVARGMAYVHERNFIHRDLKSDNLLISADRSIKIADFGVARIEVQTEGMTPETGTYRWMAPEMIQHRPYTQKVDVYSFGIVLWELITGLLPFQNMTAVQAAFAVVNRGVRPTVPADCLPVLGEIMTRCWDANPEVRPCFAEIVNLLEGAETEVMTTVRKARFRCCMTQPMTID